GTACGTTGGCACTGCCGAGCAGCAGCAGGGCGGCGGAGAGGGTTTTGAATGCGGTGTTCATGATGGGGTTCCTGAATGGGGAGACGGGAAAAATGGCTTACAAGTACTTGAGTTGCATCACGGCCAGGCCGTCGATCGGCACCTCGTCGACCAAGGTCAGGTCTTTGGCAGGCGCGATCATGGTGAACGCCCGCAGCCGGGCGCTCAGGGTCTGCAGCGCCATCGGCGTGGTCGGGCTGCTCGGCGCCGCGAACGAGGTCAAGGCGGTGTGGCCCAGGTACGAAGAGGGGTACCAGGTGGCGCCGCCGTCACGCGACAAGATGGTCTGCACCGGCGCACCGTCAGCCACCGGGTCGAACAGGCCGAACGCCACGTTGCCGAGTTTCTCGTCATCGTTGGTCATGCCCAGCCCGTGGTGCGCCGGGTTGAGCGCTACGCTTTCGCCGCGGCTGTCTTCGGTGGTCAGGGTGAAAAACGTCGGCCCTTCACAATTCACCAGCAGGTTCATTTCACCGGCTTGCAGGCTGGTGGGTTTGTCCGGGTCGAGGTCCCTGGCGGTCAATTTGCCGTGGTCGACGATGCCGCCATCGGACAGGGTTGGCGTACAAGAGGACGGGGTAATGACCCCGGTGACACTCAAGTCGGTGTTGCTGGCGGCGAATGCGCCGGGGGCGCAGGCCGCGAGCAGCAGGGCAAGAGCGGCGGGCGTGGTTCTTTCCATGGGCACAGGTCCTTGTGAGCGATGCAATGAACGGATGGGTTACAGGTAGCGCACTTCCAGGGTTGCGGAACCGTCGATCGGTTGTTCTTCAGTCAGGGTCAGTGTCTCGGAGGCGGCGATGATCGGGTGGACCCTCACGTCGCTGGTGAGCGTCGTGATCGCGATAGGCGCCCAGTCACCACCTGAGTTACCGCCGAAGGCGGTGAGCCAGCCGGGGATCCAGATGGCGTCTTCGCTGTTCTCGATCCAACTGGCGCCGTTGTTGCGCGAAACCAGCTTGGTCACGGGCTGGCTGTCGGCGAGGTAGTTATTGAGAACCAGCAGGAAACTGCCGACCTTCTCGGTTCCGTTGATGAACCCCAGGCCAAATGACGACCCGTCGACATCGATGGCCGAGCCGGGGCGGTTATCCACGCCGTTGAGGGCAAACAGCGTGGCGGCACTGCAGTTCACGTTGAGTTGCAGGGTGGTGGCCGGCAAGGGCGTGGGTTGGCTTATCTGCAAATCTCTGGCGGCGATCTTTCCATAGTCGGCAACGCCGCCCTGGCTCAGGGTCGGGACGCAGGCGCTGGGCGTAATGAGCCCGGTAACGGCCAAGTCTGTGCTGCTGGCGGCGAATACGGAGCCTGCACCCATAATCATTAGGGTTGCGGCGAGGGTACTGAGAGGGCGAGCCATGGGTCACATCCTGTGGGTTATGGGGTTGGCTTACAGGTATTTCACTTCAACCGTGGCCGAGCCGAGGATGGGGATCTCGTTGGCCAGGTTCATGCCGGCCGTGGGGCCGAGCATGGTTGTCACCTTCATGTCTGAGGTTACGTTCTGCACCGGCGTAGGCGCCCAACTGCCCGTTGAGCGGTCCCCGAACGACGCGAGGTATGCCCGCGGCATGACGTCGCCCGGGAAGCTTTCCGTCCAAGTGAGGCCACTGTCGCTGGACTGAAGTACAGAGATCGGCGCACCGCCGGACGTCGCGTTATCCAGCGACAGCATGTACATGCCCAGTTTTTTACCGTCGACCAGGCCCAGGCCGTAGCCGTTGAACGCGTCAGGGGAGTCGCCACGGTTATCAACACCCTGCAGCGCCAGCAGGGTCGGCGCTTCGCAGGTGATGTTCAGCTGCAGGGTGTGATCGCCAAGCCCCGTCCAGTTGATCGGGCTCAAGTCCTTGGCCGCAACTTTCCCGTGGTCGACCACTCCGCCGCTTGAAAGGCTGGGCGTACAGGCGCTGGGAGTAATCAAGCCCTGGACGGTCAGGTCGACGCTGCTGGCGGCAAACACGGTCGAAGCGCCGGTAAGCAGCAATGCGGTGGCTAACAGGGCGAAGGGAGCATTCATTTCTAGGGTTCCAATACGTTGAGTCACGCCGTAGCGACACTCGCTGTGCGCAGTGTGTCGACGGGTGCAAGGCGGCTTTTAATGTTTATCTGGACTGCTCAGGGGGCGGCGGACCGTCCCTGACTAGAGTGGGCCGTAATCTAACGATGGGCCTGGGCGGGAGACATACAACTTTTACGACAATCACAAAGACTCGGAAAGTGGAGTGATCCGTGTCAGAAGAATGAACAGTTAAATGTAGGTAAATGGTCAGTTTCGTAGTTGTTGTATGGTCAGAGTGGCGTGCGAAACGATACTTTTCCTGGGCGATGACCGTCATTTGAATATTTGAAACCTGCTGCAGAGTGCGTTCCGTTGACTGTCGCGTCAGCGCTCCTCGCCCACACGATATTCGTGTTCCTGGGCGAAGGGCGCTGCACCACCGACACCATCAACGAGGTGAGCGAGCGTGCCTTCGAGCGATGTCTCTGCGCAGCGCATTCCGGTCCATTTCTCCCCGCCCGATCACTGGCGACACTTGGAGGTGTTGGTCGCGGAGGATCATTCGGCCTACCGCGCGCTGTTGGGCTGGTTCCTGGAAAAACTCGGGCTTGGCCATGTAGTGGTAGGCGACGGCTGTGAGGGCTTTGCCGCCTTCACGCGCAGGCACTTCGACCTGGTGATCAGCGACTGCCATATGCCACGCATGGACGGCTATGCCCTGGCCCGCACCATACGCCTGCACGAGCGGGCGAACGGGCGGCGCCGGGTGCCGATCATTGCCCTGACCGCCAACCTGCAGGCTGACGACCCGCATTGCTGCCGCGATGCCGGCATGGATGCCTGGCTGCTCAAGCCGCTGACGTTTGCGCAGTTGTGCGATGTGCTTGGGCGATGGCTGCCCGGCCCACCGAGTGCGGTATCGCTGGCCGTATCCAAGGGCTCAACGGCCTGGCCGACCCGCGCGAGCATGGTCCAGACCTTCGGCAGTGAACAGGTGGTCAACCAGATGCTCGGCAGCTTGCTGCACGAAGCCCGCACGGACTGCGCGGCCCTGGCCGATGCGCGCATCACGTTGAACGCCCGGCTTGCGTTGGAGCGGTTGCATCGTCTGTTGGGCAGCCTGGCTTTTTTAGGCTGCGACGACTTGGAGGCGCGGGGTGGTGCGCTGATTGAACAGGTCCGGCTCCAAGGCGTGTGGGCGAACCTGGGACGGCTGGAGATGTTTGAGCATGACCTCAAGCGTTACTTCGCGTACGTGAGTACGTTATGAGGTTTCATCTT
The sequence above is a segment of the Pseudomonas sp. R76 genome. Coding sequences within it:
- a CDS encoding DUF1120 domain-containing protein; this translates as MNAPFALLATALLLTGASTVFAASSVDLTVQGLITPSACTPSLSSGGVVDHGKVAAKDLSPINWTGLGDHTLQLNITCEAPTLLALQGVDNRGDSPDAFNGYGLGLVDGKKLGMYMLSLDNATSGGAPISVLQSSDSGLTWTESFPGDVMPRAYLASFGDRSTGSWAPTPVQNVTSDMKVTTMLGPTAGMNLANEIPILGSATVEVKYL
- a CDS encoding response regulator, which gives rise to MPSSDVSAQRIPVHFSPPDHWRHLEVLVAEDHSAYRALLGWFLEKLGLGHVVVGDGCEGFAAFTRRHFDLVISDCHMPRMDGYALARTIRLHERANGRRRVPIIALTANLQADDPHCCRDAGMDAWLLKPLTFAQLCDVLGRWLPGPPSAVSLAVSKGSTAWPTRASMVQTFGSEQVVNQMLGSLLHEARTDCAALADARITLNARLALERLHRLLGSLAFLGCDDLEARGGALIEQVRLQGVWANLGRLEMFEHDLKRYFAYVSTL
- a CDS encoding DUF1120 domain-containing protein, whose amino-acid sequence is MERTTPAALALLLAACAPGAFAASNTDLSVTGVITPSSCTPTLSDGGIVDHGKLTARDLDPDKPTSLQAGEMNLLVNCEGPTFFTLTTEDSRGESVALNPAHHGLGMTNDDEKLGNVAFGLFDPVADGAPVQTILSRDGGATWYPSSYLGHTALTSFAAPSSPTTPMALQTLSARLRAFTMIAPAKDLTLVDEVPIDGLAVMQLKYL
- a CDS encoding DUF1120 domain-containing protein; protein product: MARPLSTLAATLMIMGAGSVFAASSTDLAVTGLITPSACVPTLSQGGVADYGKIAARDLQISQPTPLPATTLQLNVNCSAATLFALNGVDNRPGSAIDVDGSSFGLGFINGTEKVGSFLLVLNNYLADSQPVTKLVSRNNGASWIENSEDAIWIPGWLTAFGGNSGGDWAPIAITTLTSDVRVHPIIAASETLTLTEEQPIDGSATLEVRYL